ATATCGGAAACCCACGCCCAACCTGTGGGCAAGTGAAACTGACGATTCAGTTCCGCAGCACTGAGATGCCAGTTCCGGGCAATATCATCGATAGAGACTGAATGAGGCAGAAGCTCAAAAACATAAACCGCAAAACCAGATACAACAAAAACGATTCCCAGAGTTGAAACCCAGTGCAGTACACGGGCATAAACAAGCTGGGCATTATTCGGATGTGCATGATTGTTGTTCATATTCCAAATCCCTTGAATATCGCACGTGCACCAGCGAGTAACAGTAACGTTATAACAATGACCCTTACCGATTTCGTCCTTACCCTGGTTAACAGTTTGGCTCCTATTTTTGTCCCAAGCATCATTCCGGCTATTGAAGGAACGGCGATCAGAGGCAAAACGGCACCTTTGTGGAGGTACACCCATGCAGCAGCAGTATCATTGATGGAAAGCACAAAGACACTGGTTGCCACCGATACTTTCAAAGGGGCTCCTAGCACGAGATTGAAAACAGGAACATTCGCCCAGCCGGCACCAAGCCCGAACATTCCGGCCATAAAACCGATAACGACGAACAACACCAGCCCGATAGGGGTACGGTGAATCTTCCAATCGATATCTTTCTTCAACGACTCCTCATAGTAAATCCCCTGAATATGCAGAACCTGTGACAGCTTGTCAGATGCTGTAACTTCCGGGAACTCGGATTTCCTGGCCCGCAGCATAACGATGGCTATAAAAACAATCGTACTCCCGAGAGCAAGCTGAACAATGTGAGCAGGCAATGCAAGACCGACAAGGGCACCGAAAATGGAACTCACAGAACCGATCAGGGCCATGGAAAGGGCAAGTTTCAAATTAGCAAGCCCTTTTTTCAAAAGAGGCGCCCCTGCAGAAAGAGCCCCTGCAAGGGCAACCATCAAACCGGCACCCCGAACAAAATCAAGATGGAAGGGAAAAAGGCTGCTGACAATCGGCACATAAAGCACCCCGCCGCCAACACCAGCCACAATGGCCACAATTCCAAGAAAAAAAGAAAAAATAAAGAGAAGGAGCACCCAGACCCACCAAGCTATACTCTCGGAAGGAACAGCTTCAGCGCCAAGAACAACCTGCGGTAATACAACAAGCGATACTGACAAAAACAGCATGAACGGCCAAAAAAACTTACTGCTGGTTGTTGAAAACATGAAAGACGTTTATTGAAAATTTGGGTGTGATGAAGAGGATACTTCCGAACCATTCCACTGCAACACCGAATAGATGAATAAATATATAGTTTATTTGGAAAATACCGGAACTTAACAACTGTTTATTCCGAAAAAAAACCAGATAAAGACACTTTTTTATGCCATCACACCAAGGATGCGTCGAAAAGAGTCATGTATTCGACATCCGTTTTCGAATCGGCTGTCCGTACCGTTATCTTTTCAGGTATCTCCGTGTACATTGTTTTAAAGAGCCGAACACATTCCGGTGAAGAAAAGTAGATTTCATCAATACAATCAAGCTCTATCCTTTCATCCGGGGTGGATGAAGGTTGAACGGAAACATCGAGAAATATCACACTGTTTTTCAGAGATGTAAGCTCATCGACAAGATAATCATCGATAAAACCCGAGCAGGGGATCACAATATTCTCATCGGTGATCCCGAGGCTTTTCATTTCCACGACAATCTCCTCAGAGGTTCCGGCGTCGAGACACAAGTCCGGCAGAACTCCATGTTTCAGGAGTTCTGCCGAAGCAGCCGTACCAACCGGGCAAAAAACGGTGTTTACAAAATCACCAATATTGAGATCCTGTTCAAAGAGATAGTTGAAAAAGTAACGTACCGCATATTTGTCAGGAAAAAGTAACATGAGTTCTTCGCTTATATCCTCAACCTTTTCTTTTACGTGTTCCTGTTCGTTATGCTTGAAATCATTGCAGGAATAACGAACCACAACGTACTCGTCGTTTTCATATCTATTGACTCCTTTCCCGGCTATCAGTACTCTCTTCTTTTTTCCGAACCAGTAATCATCGATAAACTCGGTAATGTTTTCTCCGAGAATAAGCAGAGCTGGTGAGACAACCTTTTTGTCTTTGTCTCTCAATTCACCGAGCGTCCCTGCAAATATTTTCTGGTTATACCGCGTCGCGTTCTGAACGATGGCGACCTTTGTTTTTTCTTCTTTTCCTTTTCCAATGAGGGCCTCTGCAAC
This is a stretch of genomic DNA from Prosthecochloris marina. It encodes these proteins:
- a CDS encoding DUF1634 domain-containing protein yields the protein MNNNHAHPNNAQLVYARVLHWVSTLGIVFVVSGFAVYVFELLPHSVSIDDIARNWHLSAAELNRQFHLPTGWAWVSDILKGDVLSFASIAYLAAATIVCLVAVTGVFFDEKNVIYSVISILQILVLVFAASGIIGSGH
- a CDS encoding sulfite exporter TauE/SafE family protein, translated to MFSTTSSKFFWPFMLFLSVSLVVLPQVVLGAEAVPSESIAWWVWVLLLFIFSFFLGIVAIVAGVGGGVLYVPIVSSLFPFHLDFVRGAGLMVALAGALSAGAPLLKKGLANLKLALSMALIGSVSSIFGALVGLALPAHIVQLALGSTIVFIAIVMLRARKSEFPEVTASDKLSQVLHIQGIYYEESLKKDIDWKIHRTPIGLVLFVVIGFMAGMFGLGAGWANVPVFNLVLGAPLKVSVATSVFVLSINDTAAAWVYLHKGAVLPLIAVPSIAGMMLGTKIGAKLLTRVRTKSVRVIVITLLLLAGARAIFKGFGI
- the cobA gene encoding uroporphyrinogen-III C-methyltransferase produces the protein MKDNAGYVYIIGAGPGDPELLTVKAERVLHEVDVILYDNLVSSELVGQFDALKIYTGKRKDKHHFAQDAINQEIVFHAKLGRKVARLKGGDPYVFGRGGEEIAFLRKHGIEYEIIPGITAAHGASAYTEIPLTIRHVSSSVAFCTGHPLDKIHVPDADTIVYYMVASSASDVAEALIGKGKEEKTKVAIVQNATRYNQKIFAGTLGELRDKDKKVVSPALLILGENITEFIDDYWFGKKKRVLIAGKGVNRYENDEYVVVRYSCNDFKHNEQEHVKEKVEDISEELMLLFPDKYAVRYFFNYLFEQDLNIGDFVNTVFCPVGTAASAELLKHGVLPDLCLDAGTSEEIVVEMKSLGITDENIVIPCSGFIDDYLVDELTSLKNSVIFLDVSVQPSSTPDERIELDCIDEIYFSSPECVRLFKTMYTEIPEKITVRTADSKTDVEYMTLFDASLV